Proteins from one Bacillus sp. BGMRC 2118 genomic window:
- a CDS encoding RNA-binding S4 domain-containing protein: MRLDKFLKVSRLIKRRTLAKEVADQGRISINGIEGKASSNVKVGDTLTIRFGQKLVTVQIDTIQENSRKEEAAQMYSVVKEEKLNDQESF, from the coding sequence ATGAGACTTGATAAATTTTTAAAGGTATCCAGGTTAATTAAACGCCGTACATTAGCAAAGGAAGTGGCAGACCAAGGGAGAATCTCTATAAACGGTATCGAAGGGAAGGCTAGCTCGAATGTTAAGGTAGGCGATACATTGACGATTAGATTTGGTCAAAAACTAGTTACGGTTCAAATTGATACCATTCAGGAGAACTCCAGAAAAGAAGAAGCGGCACAAATGTATTCAGTGGTAAAAGAAGAGAAGCTAAATGATCAAGAATCCTTCTAG